From a region of the Calliphora vicina chromosome 4, idCalVici1.1, whole genome shotgun sequence genome:
- the LOC135957313 gene encoding NEDD8 ultimate buster 1-like, translating to MSQIDNIIIQVRARLQLLGIKLWLEPYYYDGVGCVEEEIEKLSSNFSQDLGMTKSNCKLALTELQEGALRKLASRKEFAETGLATFSVRRINNQQGTQNIIEVKCALKALGSELQTIVAKSLDIIDPSRIKCISAGKIIDPERSLEIQNIKNNQQLMVIISEVDRGVEQNQEDAMYDRIRKIKMDVESIVDSSRQLFEMEDQDGNPVFLPPAENRALLMALGYYEKARAAMKREHYDEALVLLLEADEKFITCNSKFLEAVDNYALVNLDIVWCYLCLKNVTQLPDAQRRLELCDKSFRRSYGDNLQRLITLKGNACPEKALIMRLHLLQGVVLFHQNRRNEAYEKFVTAETELGSLKVDDTLVVALVEMGYEPFEARLALRSCSGNVEQAINFIHERKEKLKESRKNSKKERQVHKNLASKNNDKDWVNPRSVCTLVEMGYERDVVVEALKRCKNDVPKALDLLQTGADELRHNLPPAATADDDILSQLKQLGFNEEMARMALETTENSLDNAIEFLMKLYGNETELVAAMDRMTAVAASVVANDNYGGPSTSSGANSLITKALDKAQKEMESLKAYNRFTEEITDNEQDYLDLPLVQEEQFLAEYKRLLEQ from the exons ATGTCCCAAATAGATAATATTATCATACAAGTAAGAGCACGTTTACAATTGTTGGGCATTAAATTGTGGCTGGAACCATACTATTACGATGGAGTTGGCTGTGTGGAGGAAGAAATTGAG AAATTGTCTAGTAATTTTAGTCAGGACTTGGGCATGACTAAATCCAATTGTAAATTGGCCTTAACAGAGTTACAGGAAGGTGCTTTACGAAAGCTGGCCTCTCGTAAGGAATTTGCAGAGACAG GTCTGGCCACTTTTAGTGTACGACGCATTAACAATCAACAGGGCACACAAAATATTATAGAAGTGAAATGTGCCCTTAAAGCTTTAGGCAGTGAATTGCAAACAATTGTGGCCAAATCTTTAGATATAATTGATCCCAGTCGCATTAAATGCATATCAGCTGGTAAAATTATCGATCCCGAAAGATCTCTCGaaatacaaaatatcaaaaacaatCAACAATTAATGGTGATAATCAGTGAAGTGGATAGGGGTGTGGAACAAAATCAAGAAGATGCCATGTACGATCGTATacgtaaaataaaaatggatgtggAATCTATAGTGGATTCAAGTCGTCAATTGTTTGAG atGGAAGATCAAGATGGCAATCCTGTATTTTTACCACCCGCCGAAAATCGTGCTCTCTTAATGGCCTTGGGTTATTATGAAAAAGCACGTGCTGCCATGAAACGTGAACATTATGATGAGGCCTTGGTGTTGCTGCTCGAAGCAGATGAGAAATTTATTACATGTAATTCAAAGTTTTTGGAAGCGGTTGACAACTATGCTTTAGTTAATTTGGATATTGTTTGGTGTTATTTGTGCCTAAAG AATGTTACCCAGTTACCTGATGCCCAACGTCGCTTAGAGTTATGTGACAAAAGCTTTCGCCGCTCGTATGGCGACAATTTGCAACGTTTGATAACCCTCAAAGGCAATGCCTGTCCCGAAAAGGCTTTAATAATGCGTTTACATCTGCTGCAAGGTGTGGTACTCTTTCATCAAAATCGCCGCAATGAGGCATACGAGAAATTTGTAACAGCCGAAACGGAGCTGGGCTCTCTCAAAGTAGATGATACTCTAGTGGTGGCCTTAGTAGAAATGGGCTATGAACCTTTTGAGGCTCGCTTGGCCTTACGTTCGTGTAGTGGTAATGTGGAACAAGCCATCAATTTCATACACGAACGCAAAGAGAAATTAAAAGAGTCAcgtaaaaattccaaaaaagaaCGACAGGTTCATAAGAATTTGGCCAGTAAAAATAATGACAAAGACTGGGTAAATCCACGTAGTGTGTGTACATTGGTGGAGATGGGTTATGAGCGTGATGTAGTGGTAGAGGCTTTAAAGCGCTGCAAAAATGATGTGCCCAAAGCG TTGGATCTCTTGCAAACGGGAGCTGATGAATTAAGACACAACCTACCCCCCGCCGCCACAGCTGATGATGACATTTTATCACAACTCAAGCAATTAGGTTTCAATGAGGAAATGGCCCGTATGGCCTTGGAAACTACCGAAAATAGTTTGGACAACGCCATTGAGTTTCTGATGAAACTCTATGGCAATGAAACGGAATTGGTGGCTGCCATGGATCGTATGACAGCTGTCGCTGCCTCTGTAGTGGCCAATGACAATTATGGAGGACCCTCTACATCTTCCGGTGCCAATTCTTTGATTACTAAGGCTTTGGATAAGGCTCAAAAGGAAATGGAATCCTTGAAGGCCTATAACAGATTTACCGAAGAAATCACGGACAACGAACAGGACTATTTGGATTTACCTTTAGTACAAGAAGAACAATTTCTCGCCGAATACAAACGTTTACTGGAACAgtaa